From the Maioricimonas rarisocia genome, one window contains:
- a CDS encoding glycosyltransferase family 2 protein encodes MSARYLTALPVFNEEQHVVEVLGTVRQFCGDVLVVDDGSSDRTPCLLQETEGIAVVRHEQNAGYGAALRTAFDYAIEHGYDALVTIDCDGQHEPRLIPELADALFPASGEHIDIVSGSRYLKTFDNDSLPPADRKAINFEITQQLNNCFGLELTDSFCGFKAYHVEALRKFEITELGYAMPLQLWIQAVRHQMQIVEFPIPLVYLEEERSFGGSLDDARRRMAYYQQVIKKEMDLQEVPCGADGRDQAD; translated from the coding sequence ATGTCTGCCCGCTACCTGACTGCGCTGCCCGTTTTCAACGAAGAACAACACGTCGTCGAAGTGCTGGGAACCGTCCGGCAGTTCTGCGGAGATGTGCTGGTCGTCGATGACGGTTCGTCCGACCGGACGCCCTGCCTGCTGCAGGAAACCGAAGGAATCGCGGTTGTCCGGCACGAGCAGAATGCCGGTTACGGTGCAGCCTTGCGGACGGCCTTCGACTACGCCATCGAGCACGGATACGACGCACTGGTGACGATCGACTGTGACGGGCAGCACGAACCGCGACTGATTCCCGAACTCGCGGACGCCCTGTTTCCCGCTTCGGGCGAGCACATCGACATCGTCTCCGGCAGCCGCTATCTGAAGACGTTCGACAACGACAGCCTGCCGCCCGCTGACCGCAAGGCGATCAACTTCGAGATTACGCAACAGCTGAACAACTGTTTCGGTCTGGAACTGACCGACTCATTTTGTGGCTTCAAGGCGTACCACGTCGAGGCACTGCGAAAGTTCGAGATCACCGAACTGGGCTACGCGATGCCACTGCAGTTGTGGATTCAGGCAGTGCGGCACCAGATGCAGATCGTGGAATTTCCGATTCCGCTGGTCTATCTGGAGGAAGAACGGTCGTTCGGGGGCTCCCTCGATGACGCCAGACGGCGAATGGCGTATTATCAACAGGTCAT